The stretch of DNA AAATATTATTAATCTCATCGTTCTCTATTCTATTCAATAATTCATTGAATCCCTCTCTGTTGAACTTTAATCCTGATCTTATATCTGAATATACAATAGCATCGGGATATGATGATCTTAATCTGTTCATTTGATTGTATAAATCATTCTTCTGGTCATTTGATGATACCCTTGCATATACTGCATCTACTCTATTGTTTTTTATTCCCAATACTCTGTTTATTTCCTCTTCTGGTACTCTCCTGAAATTATCTGATAATCTTATGCAGTGTATTTTTCCTTCACGATCCCATCTCATTAATGTGGTTGCATCTATCTGCAGTATATCGCATGCTTCCCTTACTGTGTATATTTTACCCATATATATTGCATAACAATATATAACTACATATAGATATTTCCATTAACAGTTAAAACCCCTTCGATAAAATTTCCATTTTCTCAAGGGGATATGATATCATCCGAACCGCCAGCATCATCAATTATAGATATATCAATGATATCTGTAAAGTTTTCTATCAGAAAATATTTATTAGAAAGTCAGGGTTCGCCATAGCTTAAAAATCTTTTCTTGGATAAGATATACACGGACTTTCCATTAACTGAGATATAATATACCTATAATATTTATAACCGATTATAAAGATATGACTAGCGCAGTTCAAATCCATACAAAGTATCAATTGACGGATCAATGATAATCATCTAAATTGAAAGGATGAATCTTAAGACCGAACGCATTTCTCTATAGTCTGAAAGCCTGAATTTTGCACTTGATGATCCATCTCCTACCTTTATGGTGACCGCGTCCTCATTGAGCTCAAATGCCAGTTCATCAGTCGCGTCATCGCCCGCAATTATAGCTGGCCTACCACATCTAACCGATCTTATGGCCGATCCTTTATTTACTCCAGGTACACGTAGTTCTATTATCATCTTCCCATAATACACTTCAACACCGCGTGTTCTGGCCATCTCTTCTATTTTGGATCTCAGTTCCTGCAAAAACCGGCTGTCCATCAACCCTAGATGGTAGAGCACGGCCATTCTCTTCCTGTATATCCTGAGACCAGGGAATTGTGTAGTCCATGATCTTGTGACTTCATATATTTCATCAAACACCGGTATGAACCGATCAGACCCATTGTGATATTCGATCCTGCCGTTGATGATTGAACAGGCCCCATGATAGCATATCAAATTGATATCTATAGGAAGGAACCTTCTTATCTCCTCCGGAGATCGCCCCGTTACAATGAATGTATCAAACCTTGCTTTGGTCTCCGACAACAGATTCTTTAGATCATCATCCGCATAACTATCCTCTGGATTCATTATTATGGGAACCAGGGTGCCATCATAATCAAGGAAAATTATGGGATCATTTCTGATAATTTGCTGAATAGCGTCTTTAAGCTGACCATCTATCATTGATTTTCCTCATAGCTATTGCATTTATACGCCTTATCCACCAGTCCGTATCCTTCTTAGATACCTGCTTCTTCATTCTGGTGAGACGATCATGGATCTCTTCCTCGCTCATGTTCATAGCCTTATATATCGCTTCTGCCACTTCTCCCAGGCTGTTTGGATTAACGATAACCGCTCCATCCAGACAGTTAGAAGCACCAGCAAATCTTGAGAGTATGAGTACTCCTTTATCTGTGGAGGCCACAAACTCTTTGGAGACAAGATTGAGACCATCTATTAGAGGCGTTATCAACGCTATATCTGCATTTTTATAATAGGATACTAGCATCCTGTCTGATATCTTTCTGTACATGTAAAGTATAGGCATCCAGCTAATTGATCCAAATTCACCGTTGATTCGTCCTATGTGCATCTCCAGCTCTCTCTTCATTGCAACATAATCCGATACGGTAGTCCTGCTTGGGGTGACTATCATTATGTAAACAAATTTCCCTGCAAGATCTGGATGCCGCTTCAATAACTCCTCAATGGCAAGTACACGGTTCACTAGACCCTTGGTATAATCAAGCCTATCTATTGAAAATATCATCTTTCTATCCCTGAGGGTATAGCTCTTTATATCACCGCCCCTGGAATTGCTGAAGTACCTGAAATCTATACCAAGGGGAACAACGAAGCTTTTGACTCTCGATGTTTCTGTGAGAAGATCATCAAAGTTTTTCTTGTAAGTTTCCGTGTGAAAGGTTATGAAATCCGAACTGGAGAGACTTTTGATCAGATCATCGCTCTCCGGAAGCGTCTCGAACATCTCTTTGGATACCCATGGAATATGCCATGTGAATATTATCCTGTTCTTTATTCCGCTGTCTCTCAATATCTTCGGAACGAGTGCGAGCTGATAATCGTGTATCCAGATCACTTCGTCACCAGAAACCGACTCCATTATTGATCTGGCAAATTTCTCGTTCACCCGCCTGTAAATTTCATAGCCATTGTCTGTGTACTTGACTCTTTCCCTGAAATAGTGAAACAGTGGCCAGAGCGTACGGTTTGAATAGAGATCGTAATATCCTTTCTTTTCTGGCATGCTGAGCAGTACTCTCTTTATCTTGTATTTTCCAGTATCCTCTTCCAGATATTTTCCATCCAGCTTACCATCACCCCAGCAGATCCATGTCCCGCCATGTTTCTCCATGGATCTGCGGAGTGCGGTGGCTACTCCACCTACGTTCTCCTTTATGGACTCTTTACCTGCAACCTTCTCATGGGAGAATGGACATCTGCTGGAAACCACTATATACTTCATGTCAACCACACCGCATAGATCAGCTATCTCTAACTGAAGTTTGAGATCCTCCCTTCAATGGGGTGTTTCCTTCTGATCATATAGCAATTTAGATGAGATTTTGCCTTTGTAATTTACTCTTCAGCTGAAGCTGTTAAGATTTGCAGTTACTCAAAGAGCCTGTGTTTCCCTAAATATACCGGGGCACATGAACGCATACGTTCGATGCGTCACCAGAGGAGGATCCCTTCTTTTTTTATGTATTATGATCTCTTCATACATGTAGGCTTTGTATTTCACCTTTTGTTTCAACCACATTCATTAATATCCAGCTAAATCTCTAAGCTTAGCGGTTTTTAATATTTCTTGATCTTACATAAAAAATATAAAACATAGAATAAATAACAGCAATTCTATAAATATGCCATTCAATATAAAAATATATTAGTCAAATAGAAATTCAGATATATGAAAGCCGTCTACGCAGTAAAACAGGATAAAATTGAGAATGAACCTCTTAAATACGGCGATCTGGATCTTCCAGCTATCGAAGAGGGACAGGTACTTGTAAAAGTCCAGGCAAATGGTGTATGTCATAGCGATCTACATATAATTGAGGGGGATTTCCCACTTCCAAAGGAACTATTCCCGCTGGTGCCTGGACATGAGATTGTTGGAGAGGTCGTTGAGAGCAAAAACAGGAACGTGAAAGAAGGAGAAAGAGTGGGGATAGGATGGTTCTATTCTGCATGCGGCCAATGCGAATACTGCACCAGCGGTAGAGAAAACCTCTGTCCAAACGCTACCGTGACAGGGATAAATCGATGGGGAGGATACGCGGAATACGCCATCCTCGATGGAAACTACGTGTCTAAAATACCGGAGGGACTGGACAGTGCTGAGGCGGCCCCACTGTTCTGCGCTGGAATAACCGCATATTCTTCTGTAAGGAAGATCGGCCCGAAGGTTGGAGATAGGGTGGCGGTATTCGGCGTAGGCGGACTTGGTTTCTATGCCATACAGATGATAGAGGCGGCTGGAGCGAGGGCTATCGCGGTCACCTCGTCCCACAACAAAGTAGCCGAAATGGCTGGCGCGAGTGAAGTGATTGAAGAACCAAAGGAAGGATATGATGCTGCTATAGTATTCGCTCCAAACAGCAGCATAGTGGCGAAAGCAGTAAGATCTGTTAAACCTGGCGGCACAGTTGTCGTTCCTGCAATAATGGACAAGATAGAGGTACCTTTTCAGTATTTCACCTGGGAGAAGAACATAACAAGTGTGGCCAGTGGATTTAGGAGTGAGACCAGGTCTGTACTGAAGCTCGCTGCTGACGGCAAGCTAAAGTCAATGATCAAGACCATGCCGTTGTCTGAGGCAAAGACTGCGCTGATGGATCTGAAGAGAGGTAGAGTTCAGGGAAGGATCGTACTCAAACCTTGAGACTATTTTTTTGTTTCTCCATTCATTGATTGAAGAAACGCGGTGATTGCGACTTCGGTATAAACATTCTATCTTTAGAGAGGATCCTTCATGATCCATTACGTCTAGTATCATGTTATCATCGATAATGCGAAATAAGAAGTATACAGACCCTGAAATGAACAGAGAAAATCATAAATTTTATATACAGCCATTCTATCAACTGTCTGGCAACGGTCATAGCAGCAGGGAAACACCAGATCCCATTCCGAACTCGACGGTTAAGCCTGCTGCGTATTGCGTTGTACTGTATGCCGCGAGGGTACGGGAAGCGCAATATGCTGTTACCATTTCAAAAATGAAAGTTTTTTACACCTCTTTTTAATTTCGTGGCAATGATTAATCCTTGGTCATCATCAGATTTCTTTGATTATGAGCGATTGAAGAAAGAGTTTGGGATAGAAGAGATGAACTATAACTTCGATAATTTCCTTTTCAGAAGGCATCTCATCCTCGGGCAAAGATCCATAGATTACATTGATTACGCACTGAAGAACAGCCTGAAATTCAATGTGATGACTGGACTGATGCCGTCTGGTGAGATGCATCTTGGCAATAAGAGCGCCATCGATCAGGTCATATTCTTTCAGAAACTTGGCGGAAGAGTTTCGATAGCGGTGGCTGATCTTGAATCCTATTCGACCAGAGGCATTAGCCTGGAAAAGGCAAGGAATGTGGCCATAGAAAAGTATATACTAAATTACATCGCAATGGGGCTGGAACCATGCGAGATCTATTTTCAGTCAAAAAATAGCGACGTGCAGTTCTTAGCTTATATGCTGGGCAACAGAACAAATATGAACGAACTTCGCTCACTCTACGGATTCACGGATACTCATGATCTGCTTCACATAAATTCTCCGCTTATTCAGGCAGCGGACGTTCTGCATACTCAAATGAAGAAATATGGAGGCCCTGCACCAACGATTGTACCCGTCGGCTTTGATCAGGATCCACACATCAGACTGATGAGGGATCTCTCCAAGAGGATGAGGATATTCAACATACAGTATGACAGGGATCTTATCGTTTCAGTGCGAGGCAAAGATGATCCAAAGGAATTCATCGATCTGGCCTATGACTATCTTTCCAAGACATACACCAATGTGAAAAAGGATTATGAATATCGTGTTGTCAGATGCGAAGGAGTAAGTGAAGGTGATCTTGTAAAGATAGATCTGGATCTGGCGAATATTGAAAGCAAGTATAATGATTTCACCTTTGTTCCTCCATCTGCCACCTATCAGAAGTTGATGAAAGGTCTCAAGGGCGGCAAGATGTCCTCCTCCGTTCCTGATTCCCTGATATCACTCAATGATGACCCAAAGGAAGCAAAGAGAAAGATCATGTCCGGAATGACTGGAGGCAGAGATACTGAGGAGGAACAGCGTAGGCTTGGCGGTGAGCCTGAGAAATGCCCAATATTCGATCTCTATAATTATGAAATAGAGGACGATAAATACGTGAAGGAGGTTTATGAGGACTGTAAAAACGGCAGAAGAATGTGCGGTTTTTGCAAACGCGAGATAGCCGAAAAGATGTCTAGCTGGCTTTCAGAACTTTCCAAAAAAAGGGAAGAGGCGAGAGAGAAACTCTCACTTTATATTCATGAATAGATCCTTATCCATTAATTCCTTCAATTTATTGAGTTCGGAGGGCTTGAATATACCGTATTCTGTTATAAAGCCCGTCACGTACTCGTTTGGCGTCACATCAAATGCCGGATTCTTGCTGTGGCTCTCCTCTGGCCCAATGCGTGTACCGTTTATTTCCAGAACCTCGGATTCGTCACGTTCTTCTATAGGTATTTCGTCTCCACTTTTGATGCTGAAATCGAATGTGCTTCCAGGTGCGGCAACGTAAAATGGAATCCCATTCACCTTGGCCAGCACGGCCTTTTCATATGTACCAATCTTGTTGGCAAAATCGCCGTTGCTGGCTATTCTGTCAGCACCAACTATGACAAGATCGACTTCCTTTCGCCTCATGTAGAATCCAGCGGCATTATCTGCAATTATTGCGTGGTCCACTCCTTCTTGTGCGAGCTCCCACGCGGTTAACTTTGCTCCTTGAAGCCTTGGCCTGGTCTCATCAACAAACACGAATATATTCTTACCATCATTATGAGCCATCCTTATGGGAGAGAGTGCAGTACCCCAGTCCACAACCGCAAGAGCTCCAGCGTTGCAGTGCGTGAGGATTCTGGCATTCTGGCCGATGAGCTGATTCCCGATCTCCCCTATTTTCCTGCTGCGGCCTGATATCTCCATTGCATATCTTCTTGCAG from Thermoplasma sp. Kam2015 encodes:
- a CDS encoding recombinase family protein, whose product is MGKIYTVREACDILQIDATTLMRWDREGKIHCIRLSDNFRRVPEEEINRVLGIKNNRVDAVYARVSSNDQKNDLYNQMNRLRSSYPDAIVYSDIRSGLKFNREGFNELLNRIENDEINNI
- the otsB gene encoding trehalose-phosphatase; translation: MIDGQLKDAIQQIIRNDPIIFLDYDGTLVPIIMNPEDSYADDDLKNLLSETKARFDTFIVTGRSPEEIRRFLPIDINLICYHGACSIINGRIEYHNGSDRFIPVFDEIYEVTRSWTTQFPGLRIYRKRMAVLYHLGLMDSRFLQELRSKIEEMARTRGVEVYYGKMIIELRVPGVNKGSAIRSVRCGRPAIIAGDDATDELAFELNEDAVTIKVGDGSSSAKFRLSDYREMRSVLRFILSI
- a CDS encoding trehalose-6-phosphate synthase, whose translation is MKYIVVSSRCPFSHEKVAGKESIKENVGGVATALRRSMEKHGGTWICWGDGKLDGKYLEEDTGKYKIKRVLLSMPEKKGYYDLYSNRTLWPLFHYFRERVKYTDNGYEIYRRVNEKFARSIMESVSGDEVIWIHDYQLALVPKILRDSGIKNRIIFTWHIPWVSKEMFETLPESDDLIKSLSSSDFITFHTETYKKNFDDLLTETSRVKSFVVPLGIDFRYFSNSRGGDIKSYTLRDRKMIFSIDRLDYTKGLVNRVLAIEELLKRHPDLAGKFVYIMIVTPSRTTVSDYVAMKRELEMHIGRINGEFGSISWMPILYMYRKISDRMLVSYYKNADIALITPLIDGLNLVSKEFVASTDKGVLILSRFAGASNCLDGAVIVNPNSLGEVAEAIYKAMNMSEEEIHDRLTRMKKQVSKKDTDWWIRRINAIAMRKINDRWSA
- a CDS encoding alcohol dehydrogenase catalytic domain-containing protein; translated protein: MKAVYAVKQDKIENEPLKYGDLDLPAIEEGQVLVKVQANGVCHSDLHIIEGDFPLPKELFPLVPGHEIVGEVVESKNRNVKEGERVGIGWFYSACGQCEYCTSGRENLCPNATVTGINRWGGYAEYAILDGNYVSKIPEGLDSAEAAPLFCAGITAYSSVRKIGPKVGDRVAVFGVGGLGFYAIQMIEAAGARAIAVTSSHNKVAEMAGASEVIEEPKEGYDAAIVFAPNSSIVAKAVRSVKPGGTVVVPAIMDKIEVPFQYFTWEKNITSVASGFRSETRSVLKLAADGKLKSMIKTMPLSEAKTALMDLKRGRVQGRIVLKP
- a CDS encoding tryptophan--tRNA ligase, with translation MINPWSSSDFFDYERLKKEFGIEEMNYNFDNFLFRRHLILGQRSIDYIDYALKNSLKFNVMTGLMPSGEMHLGNKSAIDQVIFFQKLGGRVSIAVADLESYSTRGISLEKARNVAIEKYILNYIAMGLEPCEIYFQSKNSDVQFLAYMLGNRTNMNELRSLYGFTDTHDLLHINSPLIQAADVLHTQMKKYGGPAPTIVPVGFDQDPHIRLMRDLSKRMRIFNIQYDRDLIVSVRGKDDPKEFIDLAYDYLSKTYTNVKKDYEYRVVRCEGVSEGDLVKIDLDLANIESKYNDFTFVPPSATYQKLMKGLKGGKMSSSVPDSLISLNDDPKEAKRKIMSGMTGGRDTEEEQRRLGGEPEKCPIFDLYNYEIEDDKYVKEVYEDCKNGRRMCGFCKREIAEKMSSWLSELSKKREEAREKLSLYIHE
- the mtnA gene encoding S-methyl-5-thioribose-1-phosphate isomerase, producing MKVVIDGEVRTLKAVWYEDDEVKLIDQRKLPEKIEIFEAKNSDDIAYAIKNMVVRGAPAIGVTAAYGLAMAKKKGENMDEAVRKIGSTRPTAYDLFKAIRYMQINGFDMNSARRYAMEISGRSRKIGEIGNQLIGQNARILTHCNAGALAVVDWGTALSPIRMAHNDGKNIFVFVDETRPRLQGAKLTAWELAQEGVDHAIIADNAAGFYMRRKEVDLVIVGADRIASNGDFANKIGTYEKAVLAKVNGIPFYVAAPGSTFDFSIKSGDEIPIEERDESEVLEINGTRIGPEESHSKNPAFDVTPNEYVTGFITEYGIFKPSELNKLKELMDKDLFMNIK